The following coding sequences are from one Equus caballus isolate H_3958 breed thoroughbred chromosome 27, TB-T2T, whole genome shotgun sequence window:
- the LOC100058890 gene encoding putative claudin-24, whose amino-acid sequence MALVFRVVMQFVGLSLSLLGWVLSIITTYLPYWKNLNLDLNEMENWTMGLWQTCIIQEEVGMQCKDFDSFLALPAELRGSRILMFLSNGLGLLGLLVSGFGLDCLRIGERQPACKKRLLILGGLLFWTAGITTVVPVSWVAHLIVREFWDETIPEIVPRWEFGEALFLGWFAGFSLLLGGCLLHCAACSTPAPPASGHYAVAKMHSPYLENGTADPKV is encoded by the coding sequence ATGGCTTTAGTCTTCAGAGTAGTGATGCAATTCGTTGGACTTTCATTATCTTTGCTGGGATGGGTTTTATCCATTATTACAACTTATTTGCCATACTGGAAAAACCTCAACCtggacttaaatgaaatggaaaactggACCATGGGGCTCTGGCAAACGTGCATCATTCAGGAGGAAGTAGGGATGCAGTGCAAGGACTTTGATTCCTTCCTGGCTTTGCCTGCCGAACTCAGGGGCTCCAGGATTCTCATGTTCCTGTCAAACGGGCTGGGGCTCCTGGGCCTGCTGGTCTCGGGGTTTGGCCTGGACTGCTTGAGAATTGGAGAGAGACAGCCAGCTTGCAAGAAGCGACTGCTGATCCTGGGAGGACTTCTGTTCTGGACGGCGGGCATCACGACCGTCGTGCCGGTCTCCTGGGTGGCTCACCTGATCGTCCGGGAGTTCTGGGATGAGACTATCCCAGAGATTGTGCCCAGGTGGGAGTTTGGGGAAGCCCTCTTTCTCGGGTGGTTTGCtggattctctctcctcctaggAGGGTGTCTGCTCCACTGTGCAGCCTGCTCGAccccagctcctccagcctcGGGCCACTATGCAGTGGCAAAAATGCATAGTCCATACCTGGAAAATGGAACTGCAGATCCTAAAGTGTAA
- the LOC100058927 gene encoding claudin-22, translating into MAVVVRTVAQLAGLSLSLLGWVLSCLTNYLPQWKNLNLDLNEMENWTMGLWQTCVIQEEVGMQCKDFDSFLALPAELRGSRILMFLSNGLGLLGLLVSGFGLDCLRIGERQPACKKRLLILGGLLFWTAGITTVVPVSWVAHLIVREFWDETIPEIVPRWEFGEALFLGWFAGFSLLLGGCLLHCAACSTQAPPALGHYAVAEMQYPHQHLEMKNAHLEI; encoded by the coding sequence ATGGCTGTAGTAGTTAGAACCGTGGCACAATTAGCTGGACTTTCACTATCTTTGCTGGGATGGGTTTTATCCTGTCTTACAAACTACCTGCCACAATGGAAAAACCTCAACCtggacttaaatgaaatggaaaactggACCATGGGGCTCTGGCAAACGTGCGTCatccaggaggaagtggggatgcAGTGCAAGGACTTTGATTCCTTCCTGGCTTTGCCTGCCGAACTCAGGGGCTCCAGGATTCTCATGTTCCTGTCAAACGGGCTGGGGCTCCTGGGCCTGCTGGTCTCGGGGTTTGGCCTGGACTGCTTGAGAATTGGAGAGAGACAGCCAGCTTGCAAGAAGCGACTGCTGATCCTGGGAGGACTTCTGTTCTGGACGGCGGGCATCACGACCGTCGTGCCGGTCTCCTGGGTGGCCCACCTGATCGTCCGGGAGTTCTGGGATGAGACTATCCCAGAGATTGTGCCCAGGTGGGAGTTTGGGGAAGCCCTCTTTCTCGGGTGGTTTGCtggattctctctcctcctaggAGGGTGTCTGCTCCACTGTGCAGCCTGCTCGACCCAAGCTCCTCCAGCCTTGGGCCACTATGCTGTGGCAGAAATGCAATATCCCCATCAACACCTGGAGATGAAAAATGCCCACCTGGAAATCTAA